From the Trifolium pratense cultivar HEN17-A07 linkage group LG4, ARS_RC_1.1, whole genome shotgun sequence genome, the window GCATGGCAATGGGAGGAATGACTCATGTGAACGTTAAAGAACCAAATGTTACAACTAATGAGTTTGGATTGAGACAAAATGTAGCACTTGACAACTTTGTAGGAAGACACAAGGGTGATGCCAATTTCAAAAGTAAGTAACACGTTCTATAACACATTTTGCATAATTTGATTGCTGTCAATAACtatgtttttaagggaccagATCCCCTGCTGTACAAATAGGAAATCGATTTCTCGTTGTAACCGCGTACAGTTGTGGGCCGTCCGatctgaattaatggattagATTATTTAATTGTGTATTTAATTTGAACTGTCCGATCTGAATGACTTCGATTGATTAATGTGGGAAACCGTGGGAAAATCCCACAACAGTGAATCCTGATCCGTACAAATATGCCACAGTTTTATACAGTAATTAATCTGAACCATTGATTTGAGCTCGATGGTTCATATTACACCTTTAAAAAGCACTACAAAATTATCTCTACCATTCATTGATTCGAGATCGGACGGCTGGCTGTAATTGATTACAGCGACACACAGTTACTGTGTACAATTGGTGTCCATTTTTAAGGACTAAAACTTACTCTCTAGTTCACCGAAATGCCCTGCGTATAATTGATATTGCTGTCATCTTCTTTATGATATTCTCAACAAAATGTACAGGCTCCAAAAGTATCCCATTGACAAATTCAACTTCAACTCCATCTAAAGAGATCAATGATGATGAAAAAGACAAATTGCTTGATGGACTATTAGTTTCTGGATTTGATGAAGCATCATGCATAAGCAGGTCACAATCACATTTCTACCACAAACCTTCTCCTCACAAACCTTCTCAATATTTGATATCTAAACTGAGAAAATATGAAGAACTTCATAGAAGGTGTGGACCTAACACTAGAGCTTACAATAAAGACATGAAAATTATTGCAAACTCTAAGCAAAATGGTACTCATTGTGCTGCAACAACATGCAAATACATTATTTGGGTACCTGTAAATGGTTTAGGTAACCAAATAATTAGCATTGCTTCATCATTTCTTTACGCGCTCCTAACGGATCGTGTTATGCTCGTACAATTTAGAAAAGACAAAGAAGGTTTATTTTGCGAACCATTTCTAAATTCCACTTGGTTGTTGCCGAAAGATTCTCCTTTCTGGAATACAGAAAATGTTCAAAGTTATCAAAGTATAATTGAGATGGAAATGAATAATACATTGAACGAAGATTTGCCATTAGCTATGTTTGCGGATCTAAGTTTTTCCTATACATTTGAAGAGAGATTCTTTCACTGTGATCACAGTCAATTTCTTCTCGGTAaaattcctttgttgttttTGAAATCAAGTACGTATTTTGTACCTTCATTTTTTATGACACCAATTTTTGAAAAAGAGTTAAGAAAAATGTTTCCGGATATAACTTCGATTTTTCACCATTTGGGACGTTACCTTTTTCGCCCTGCAAATGAAGCATGGGAACGAATCACAAATTTCTATCAACAATACCTTACTAAAGCAAATGAGAGAGTAGGACTTCAAATAAGAGTTTATGATCCTAATTCAACTCCACACCAAGATGTTATGAATCACATTTTGAATTGCACATTAGAGAATAACTTACTTCCAAGAGTACTTGGTACGAAAAATACATCACTGTCAACTTCTAGCGGAAAAAACAAGACAAACACAAAAGTTGTTATTGTGGCGTCATTATATCCGCAATATGGAAACAATTTAAATACAATGTATCAGAATAAATCAACGGTTACCGGAGAAGTAATTGAGGTTTATCAACCAAGTGGTGAAGGGAAACAAAAATTTGGTGATAACAAGCATAATATGAAGGCTTGGGTTGAAATGTATTTACTAAGTTTATGTGATGTGTTGGTGACTACATCACAATCAACTTTTGGTTATGTTGCTAAGGGTTTAGGAAATTCAAGACCATGGATCCTTTACAATCCGGTTAATAATCAAACTAAGGAGATTTGTGAACGTGAGTTTATAGTGGAGCCTTGTCATAAATATCCTCCATTACATTATTGCAATGGAACAACCATTGAAgatgtttcttcttcttttcataaTATTAGACATTGTAAGGATTTTCCTTTTGGTGTGAAGCTGGTTAATGGATTTGTTTAGGTGTAATAATTCCTTTTTGACCGATACTCATGTTATTAAGGTGAATGATTGACCTCACTTATAATTTTAGTTTGATTACATTTTTTACCtccaaatatttatttattttttgaaacacCTCCAAATTTTAAAGTACTCtgattgtgtaattttttcCCCTTATATTTTGAACGATTTTGGCCTTTTATGTTCCCTTTTGTAATTTAATAGTCCCTTGGCCTTAAAATtgtaaggcaaatgctaaacaGGGCTCCAGAGCACTGTTTAAGAAACACTAAAGTGAATGGGTTCCACTTATTTTGCTTTGATTAAATAGAGATGAAGATAaatgttaattaaaattaaaatatattaaaagaagacaAATGCTAAACAGTACTTCTGGGGAGGGGTATTGTTTAAGAAACACTATTCTTAACGTTGAATTAACTCTTTTTTTGTCGGATAATTTAATTGTTATATAATTTCATCTTTTATGGGTTATTTGGTTAGGGTAGATGGCGCGTTGATTTACTGCTGTTGTAAATTCTGCAATAATGCTTTTTGTGAgagacagaaaaaaaattacaggagAGGGAacatatattttcaacaaaaataataaataggcGTAGCTTTGTGTCTTAACCTTGGTAACCGGAGGAAAATATACAGTGGATCTTAATCCAGGGCAGATGGAGAGGAGAggtgagtgattttttttttacaattgatgagagaatatttttaattactttataTGTGTTTAGTTCAATTTTTATAAGAGGAATAAAGATAAGAAAAAAAGAGCAAATTTCTCCTTAAACCTATTTTTTATTCACCTTATACGAcagctaattcacaacaaatttGTAAATACTGTTTTACTAACCGTTAGCTACGAATTTGCTACAGATGGTGTCGTTGCTAACCCCAAATTCCCCAAATTTTCTTGTAGCGTCATTGTCAAGGTGAGGTGttctatttataaatttattacaTTCTCAATATTACCCTTAATTTCATCTTTAATCCAAAATTGTCCctcattttttctatttatttttttagtctatttatttcttttatgtaTTTGTGCATTACTAACTCTTTATAATATAGACAAgtaaataaaatgtattttttttttctaaaaaaaaaaggtgatttcaatttttttaggtaaGCTATATATCGCGACAACAGTTTCTCGCGAATTAATGAATcgaatatttttcatttttctaaaaagATGAATGCTATATATCGTGACAACATTTTATGGCGAATTTAAAAATCGACTATTTTtttgtgaatttatttatttttctaaaaaaaaactgtttttttttgtcGGATCACTATTGGTTGCCAAACAAAACATCAcacttttccaaaaaaaaaaagctaaaaagaCAAATAGGACGAAGTTGAATTAGGTTCATCACCAGCGGCAGGAGGGTCTGACTTCGTCTCTGCTGTTGTATGATCTTACTCCTTTATCGGCTAAAGGTTTCATGTATTACTATAATAAAAATAGTTCAATGGTATGTATAGTCGTATAGAGATGGAACTTGAATTTattgataaatttttaatctCTCTTAGCTTTGAAATTATTTGTGTGTGTGGTGTTGCAAGGATGAGGGATTGGTTAGGAGAGTTATAAAGTAAACACTCCGGATACACGTATTATGGTTGGATGAAGTTTTGAAAGAAGAGAGATCAGATAAGATTATAAGAAAGATGAAGCAGATAAGAGATATACTTTTATagagaaataaatataaggttgagtttgattcgtaaaatagTAATGACATGACATAAGAGTACATGATATAACAAAATAATAGTACGAAATTGTATCGGAGAGATATATgacgataatttttttatattcgaaaataaaataagtattttcgtattttttatagttgtactgtggttCAGTGAGTGACAAAAAATCTGTCATTAAAAGATATATGactacattttttatttacaaaaattctaaaattaatttttaatagatAGAGGCATGACAAATCTTTGGAAACTCAGAAACACAAAATGGAGGACTGGGGTTTGAAGTAGcgtccgacctaacaatttcgacatttcggTCAGTTGAGTTAAAATTTGTAGACTCTAAAATTCACttttaatcttaaaaaaatatatagcacttttttttaataaataaaaatgtagaGTAAAGAAATGATATCTCGGTTCAAGATAGAAAAAAAGGTAGTGagtttgattcaaaaaaacaaCAATGACTGGACAGAACAATATATGatagaacaagataatacaggacagacAAGACAAAACTGTACCGAAGAGATATagggcgataatatttttatattcgaaaatataatgagtattttcgtattttttatagttgtattgtggacaaaaagttgtccagttttttgctacctaatttgtccagtctcatAACAAGTTTCAAATCAAATAAGGTACTACAAAAGTTGTTGGGATACTCAAATTGTCACTAATTCTTTTAATGAAAGAGATGTGCAAGAAATTCTCCAAATACCTCTTGTTAACTATGGCACACAAGATGAGATTATTTGGCGCTTTGGTAAAAAAGGAATTTATACGGTTTAAAGTGCCTACCATGTTTGTGTTGATGTGTTAGCGTTAGTTGTTGGAGGAAAATTCAGCTTTGGGACAAATTGAACACAATTATGCAGCAAGCTGAGAGCTTCAAGGAAGTGTTTG encodes:
- the LOC123919820 gene encoding probable fucosyltransferase 8 gives rise to the protein MVAYSRRLKMSFIVSLMALHIVIMVTIMHQSSSFGLFEWFSQGMAMGGMTHVNVKEPNVTTNEFGLRQNVALDNFVGRHKGDANFKSSKSIPLTNSTSTPSKEINDDEKDKLLDGLLVSGFDEASCISRSQSHFYHKPSPHKPSQYLISKLRKYEELHRRCGPNTRAYNKDMKIIANSKQNGTHCAATTCKYIIWVPVNGLGNQIISIASSFLYALLTDRVMLVQFRKDKEGLFCEPFLNSTWLLPKDSPFWNTENVQSYQSIIEMEMNNTLNEDLPLAMFADLSFSYTFEERFFHCDHSQFLLGKIPLLFLKSSTYFVPSFFMTPIFEKELRKMFPDITSIFHHLGRYLFRPANEAWERITNFYQQYLTKANERVGLQIRVYDPNSTPHQDVMNHILNCTLENNLLPRVLGTKNTSLSTSSGKNKTNTKVVIVASLYPQYGNNLNTMYQNKSTVTGEVIEVYQPSGEGKQKFGDNKHNMKAWVEMYLLSLCDVLVTTSQSTFGYVAKGLGNSRPWILYNPVNNQTKEICEREFIVEPCHKYPPLHYCNGTTIEDVSSSFHNIRHCKDFPFGVKLVNGFV